The DNA segment ATCATTAGCAgaacataaaattttgatatttgtttgtaaagtCAGATCCTAGGAGCTactacttttttgaacaataagtgtagaaacacaaattttgtctgagtccagaacagcaacagggaagatgtcgtacgctgagtgtggagatgtgtgtgtatgtggtgaacgTTGCCGCGACAAGCGTACTGAAGGATACAACGCGTGTAGGAGGGGGTAAAATCGCTTggctcattgaaaatacaggcaaagttggcgcgaagaaaacgcaacactgcggattgtatggaaaatgttgcgcgtTCAATCCGATTGCCATGCGATTGTCCTGGGGGAAATGCCGCCATCGCCCCTAACGGAAAATTCTTCGATGATGCAGATTCTGAAACtcatgcagcagcaaatgacGCAGCAGCAGAATATTTTGGCACAGCTGATGCAGCACCAAGGATCGGGTTCAGGCCAAAATTCACTCACATCGCCCGAACAAATTCTGGATTCACTATGCAGCCATTTAAAGGAGTTTAACTATGAAGCTGAAGCTGGATCGACATTCGCAGCATGGTACAGCCGATATGAGGATTTGTTCGAGAAAGATGCAGCCCGCTTGAGCGACGAAGCGAAAGTGCGCCTTCTTATGCGCAAACTGGGAACCCTCGAACACGATCGGTatgtcaattttattttaccaaAATATTCACGTGATTTTTCTTTGTCAGAAACAGTCATCAAACTCACGGACTTGTTCGGCACCAAGGAGTCCCTGTTACATAGACGCTTCAAATGTCTAAATACGTGCAAAGGGAAATCTGAGGACTATTTAGCGTATGCTTGTCGCATTAACCGAGGGGTTATTAACTTTGAGCTCGGGAAGCTTTCTGAGGAACAGCTCAAATGCCTCGTATTTGTCTGCGGATTGAAGGATGATTGCGAAGTGGAAATCAGGCAAAGATTGCTATCCCGAATTGAGGAACGTCCTGAAACTACATTAGAACAAGTTACGGCAGAATGTCAGCGCGTCATCAATCTGAGACGCGACAGCGCTATGATCGAGCGTGACACGTCAGAACAAGTATACGCAGTACAACAAAGACGGTTTCAGTACCATCGTTCCTATCCCTCTAGTAAACTGTCATCCTCAAGAGACCCCCGCCATCCGTGTTGGCTGTGCGGAGCATTACATTGGTCTCGTAACTGCACATATCGTACTTATAAATGCACTGCGTGTGGTAAAATAGGGCACAAGGAAGGGTTTTGTAACACGAAGGCCAGTTTAACACGCAACAATTTTAATAACCCTTTCGATCAACATCAAACGAGTACTAGAACTGTTACTGTCAACGTGCACAGCGTCCAGCAGAGGAGGAAATATGTGCCACTCAACATCAATGGCAAAAGTCTAAGACTACAGCTAGACACCGCTTCCGACATCACAGTCATCGGTAAAAACGTATGGAAGCACATTGGAGCACCACCACTATCACCATCATCAGTTGACGCTAAGACAGCATCAGGAGGAGAGCTACCAATAATCGGAGAGTTTAATGcaaacatcatcatcggaGAGAAGCAGCGTCGAGAAACGATATATGTGTCTCAAGCGGATTTGAGACTACTGGGCACGGATTTAGTCGAGGCATTTTCTTTGTGGTCAGTGCCTATTGACCAGATATGCAACGTCATTCATACATCGAGTGTTAAGGATTTGGAACAACGATTTCCCCGCCTTTTTGGAGCTGGTATGGGTCTATGTACAAAAGGAAACGTTAATCTGCAACTGAAGGAGCATTGCCGTCCAGTTTTCTGCCCTAAGCGTCCAGTTGCGTACGCAATGCTCGACGCAGTTGATAAAGAGCTCGACAGGTTGCAGCAATTGGGAGTAATCACACCGGTAGACTATTCTGATTGGGCTGCGCCGATTGTTGTGGTACGGAAAGCAAACGGCCAAATAAGGATCTGTGGAGATTACTCGACCGGGCTTAATGGAGCATTGCATCCCCAGGAGTATCCGCTTCCGTTACCAGCAGATATATTCGCCAAACTAGGTAATTGTACTCATTTTACGCAAATTGATTTAACGGATGCTTTCCTTCAGGTCGAAATCGCAGAGCAGAGCCGGAGTCTCTTGacgatcaacacacacaaagggtTGTATTCCTACAACAGACTGCCACCGGGTATCAAGATAGCCCCCGCTGCATTCCAACAACTGATGGACAAGATGCTTGTTGGTCTACGTGGCGTCTCCAGCTATATGGACGACATCATTGTCGGAGTTAGGAATCAAGAAGAGCACGATGAAACTCTGCTTCAAACCCTAGGTCGTATTCAGGAGTACGGTTTTACAATCCGTGTCGATAAATGCTCGTTCAATAAGTCACAAATAAGATATCTAGGGCACATAATAGATAGAAACGGCATCAGTCCCGATCCATCCAAAGTAGAAGCGATCATTAATCTGCCAGCACCGTCAGACGTCAGCGAAGTACGATCATTTCTTGGGGCGCTTAATTACTATGGTCGTTTCATCCCAAATCTGCGTAATCTACGAAACCCACTAGATGCATTGTTGAAGGAAGAGAAACAATTTGATTGGTCAGCAGAGTGCCAGAAGGTCTTCGAAAAGTTCAAAACTATATTATCGTCAAACCTAGCGTTAACCCACTACGATCCACGATTCGAGATAATAGTATCAGCTGATGCGTCTTCTGTTGGTCTAGGAGCAACCTTAAGTCACAGGATGCCCGACGGTACTATGAAAGTTGTGCAACATGCATCAAGATCGCTTACAAAAGCCGAGCAAGGATATAGTCAGATCGATCGGGAAGGGTTATCAATCATTTTTGCGGTAACCAAATTCCACAAAATGATATTTGGTCGACATTTTCGCCTTCAAACAGACCACAGGCCTCTTTTGAGAATATTTGGTAACAAGAAAGGAATACCTGTTTACACTGCTAACAGATTGCAGCGTTTTACCCTAACCCTTTTAATGTACGATTTTCAAATCGAATATATTTCCACGGAAAATTTTGGCAATGCCGACATATTATCACGACTAATAAGCAAGCACAACAAGCCAGATGAAGATTATATTATAGCTAATTTGGAATTGGAGAGGGATGTAAAGTCAGTCGTCATCAGTAATATTTCATCCTTACCAATTAGCTTCATGGAGATCGCCAAACAGACACTAAAAGATCccattttatgcaaaatatttcattttatacAAAAGGGCTGGCCCCAAAATACTACTTATGCAGGAGAATTTTCACGATTTTATGCGAGAAGAGAAGCCCTACCAGCAgtagaaaattgtattttattcGGAGAGAGAGTCGTAATTCCAAATATCCTGCAGCAAAGATGCCTTAGGCAATTTCACCGTGGACACCCTGGCATTCAAAGAATGAAATCGTTAGCTCGTAGCTACGTATACTGGCCTTCAATAGATAGTAATATAAGCGAATGCGTAGCTTCTTGCGAGAAATGTCAAACTGCAGCGAAAACACCAGCACATTCACCTCATGTTCCTTGGCCTAAATCGTCATCTCCATGGCAGAGAGTTCATATCGATTATGCAGGCCCAGTAGAGGGAGATTATTTCCTTATAATCGTAGATGCTTACTCCAAATGGCCAGAGGTTATTAAAACATCAAGTACTACTGCTTCAGCGACCATAGCAATTTTAAGAGGAATATTTGCACGTTTTGGCATTCCAGTTACACTGGTGAGTGATAATGGGACGCAATTTACAAGCGGAATTTTTGCAGATTTTTGCACAAGTAATGGCATACAACATTTAAGAACGGCACCTTTTCATCCTCAATCTAACGGCCAAGCTGAGAGGTTCGTAGATACGTTCAAGAGAGCAATGAAAAAGATTTGTTCAGATGATACTTCGCTTCCTGAGGCaatagatttatttttgcaaacatATCGATCCACTCCAAACCCAGCCATTGATGAAAACAAATCACCAGCCGAGGTCATGTTAGGGCGTCAAATGCGCACATGTTTTGACTTGTTGCGGCCCACTGCTATTTCCAATGAGCCTAGAGTACCGGATAATATGAGGGTTTTGCATTGTGGAGAACTGGTATACGTCAAAACGTTTTATAGAAACAATTGGAAATGGGAGCCTGCAATTGTAACAAAGAGATGCGGTAGCGTTATGTACGAGGTTAAAACTAGTTTCCAGCGTATACTTCGTAGGCATATAAACCAAATGCGCAGGCGTTCTGTAAGCTTCCATCAATCAAATCGTCCTTCACAACCCATGGCGTTGGATGTACTCTTGGGAACGTGGAATGTACAGCCAAGAACATCACCGATATCCAGCGACGTAAATCAGTGTACGCCATTGCTATCGTCTGTGTCGTCACCCAATTCTAAGCCAGCATCGTTCGCGTCTTCACCGTCATCGTCACCATCGTCTACATTATTATCTACGTCTGAGTCAGCATCGTCCACGTCCTcaccgtcatcgtcatcatcgttgtATGATTCGTCTTCAGTGTACACATCATGTTCACCGACACCTGAAGAAGAATATCCTGTCCTGTTAGCTGATAACAGTTCTGCCGAGCAATTGGAAGATGATAATGGGGGAACGCAACTGGTACAAGCACCACGTCGATCTTCTAGAAATAAAAGACCTCCACGTTGGTTGAACCAGTACCAGCTATCTTAacagggggagatgttgtggacaGAACCAGCATCGCGCGACATTGCCACTCTGGGTTGTTCGCTATAAGCGACAACCGTTGACGTTGGTAGCCATCAGCGATACAGGCGCGGCCATCGAAGCCGGGACGACGACCCGAGAAAACGAGAGTGGCACTTCAAGTCGGATGATCAAGCGGTTAGGTGCATGCGTGCGGTTGGGGAGGTGTTTGGTATATGAACCAAGAGTAACATGTAAATCGTATGAATATTGTAATTGTATGAATATAGTGTTAAACTAAAGTGCACGGCGTAAcccgtttatttatttcccgTGCTTTATACGGAAAGAACATAAAAGCAAGCATCCGGACCGCGATCCTTATTTTTAACCCAAGCAGGTTCAAACTGAACCTGTTGCTCCTACCGTTCTTTGCGATCCGACCTGAACCGACTGTTATCAACGATCTTATCGACCCGATCTGAACCGGCTGCTCTCAGCGTTCTCGGCGATCTGTGCTGGGCCGGTTGCTCTCTGTGCTCTTTGCGATCCGGCCTAGAACGCACGACATTCTACTCTCTTTGTATTGATGAGCCGGTTTGCCGGTTCAATTTAaacctgtttctctcagcgttcttttcgatCCAGTCTGGAACGCACGATCATCTGCTCTCTTTCATACGATGGGCCGATTTGGTACGTACAAAGGAAGCAGGTAAAATCTgaacctgtttctctcagcgttcttttcgtTCCGGTAAAGAACggcgttctcttctcttttgcttctttctagtatgaacacacacacattctgtcTATGTGAGTGATAACAGCGCAAGCCATACTCTCTCAGTCAAAGAGATAACGGTACAACACCTGAGCCTGCATTGTGGTAGTCAATGAATTGCTATGTGTCTGGTGCTAAGCTGCTTCGTTGCGCATGCATCTCCAATGAACTCGTTTGAATTTTTACCTGAGATCTTCTTTGTGCAGCTCAATATTGAGAGTGCATGACACGTTTAGCCTTCCGCAATAATTTCCTTAACGCTGTTTATCGCCCCGTGAAACAGCGCTATTCTTATGGACAATTAAAGTGCACTACCGGATACTTTCATACGGGTAGTTCACCGTACAGTATAATGTCAACCCTACAGAAACAACTTAACAgtctatttattttatataaaccAATGTTATTCGATGCTATCTGCttctattaaaaaatattaattcaatcaGTGTAGTGTAATTTAGACCatacgaaatttaaaaagcCGATTAAACTTGTaagctttttgattttgcatcaaaatttcATATGCGTTGCAACAAATTTCTGCTTTACTTCTTTATTTAGAAGTATAAAAAGGGaataatgattaattttagtaaaaacagaaacaacaaaatgccttaaccttttaatgaaaaaggaaCTGTATAGCGGGCTGCTTAAGTTAAGCGTTTATATTATAGTAGAAGAATAGTtttacacattcagtaaactattatttatctttgttttaattgtaaCTGTGTGATTACTGCACAAAAAATAGAATACACAATATTCAATGaatacagtagagcgtcgattatccgggcagctcgggaccggacggttgccggttaatcgatttgcacgggtAATgatccaagaaatgtcaaacgcatataaaacatatgaaattcactagttttattattaattcacctagaatcaatcgattaatcgttagtagaatattattttaatcaataactgtaggtttaacaactgttcatgaacaaaaattaatttcaaaaacaCCCCTAGACACTAGGAGACACTTCAGAGCTGCGcaagaaactggttacccaattgattatcgctgcaaactttcgccttacgtatgaacagctgtcagatttatgcgcacggttaagccacccgccggttaatccgtccccggataatcgacgttctactgtacttTCAAGTTAACCATATATAAAGTGAGCAACTGAAAAAAGCGTAACCATGGCAGATCATCCTGCGTTCCCTTGAACCTGCGTTCcgcgttccgttttttttctccagatTGGCAGGTTCGTCCCGTTCCTCAATTTTCGGAACTATTCTCATCACTAGTAGCAATAGACGACGCGCAATCtcaccgtagcaatagacgatgcgcaatctcagattgcgcatatatttatctgtcaaaaagatATATCGTTTCCGCgaagccaaccctgagctataaacatcatttgcatgcgttgagttgttttgttttggtttccgcCACAATTGAGCGAGTTAATTCGTGAGCAGCTTCATTTTCCAGCTATGAGTGATGATTTATCAAACAACGATCATAATTACAACCGGCGTCTTCGGCGAAACCGTCGGTGGTGGATGCGACCAGTTTTCTTCCGCAGAAGACAGGATGGAAATCGTCTGTTGGACGACATCAAGGCCGAAATGGTAAACGATACGATAAaaaattttatcgtttttgaAACACGAAGATTTCGATCGTCTTTATGCCTTGGTCGGTCCAGAAATAAGCCGCATGGATACAAATATGCGAGAAGCGATCACGGCCCAAGAAAGGCTTTTAATAACATTGCGGTATTTGGCAACGGGGGAGACATTTGCAAGTTTGCAATACTTGTTTCGGGtaagtatgttttgtttttttttcttgtttcggcGGTCCGATTGGAGACGGTAGCTGCGTCGGTCTTTTCCATGGCAGCACCGTGGCAGCATCGAATCTCATTCAAACCGTCTCCTCGTACGCAGGACTGATAAAACTTTTTCGGACAAAAGCAAGTGAAGAGAAGTCAGCAATCGAAAACCATGCAATAGCCGAATGTtgaacaaattaaaatgaCATGTACGGATTATAATGAGTATTGTATAATTTTAGGTTTCTAAATCGTCGATTGCCAAAATTGTGAAggatgtgtgtgcatgtttaaataaacatttgcgGAGCTATGTAAAGGTAtggttttgtaaatatttttattatttttttattatattggAGATCCCACTCCTGCATCGTCTGCCGCAAACGATTTGTGGCATCGTTCTGTTGCTCGCGTGGTAAATGGTTTAACCATGCCCCTACCCACTGGCCAAACATGGAGAAATAATTTTCCATCGCTGAGGTTGGTGCTGGGCTTGGTGCTGGGGTAGGTGCTGGGGTCGGTGCTGGGGTTTGTGCTGGGGTTGGTGCTGGAGTTGTTTGTGCCCGGATTGGTGCTGGGGTCGGTGCTGGGGTCGGTGCTGGGGTTTGTGCTGGGGTTGGTGCTGGAGTTGTTTGTGCCCGGATTGGTGCTGGGGTCGGTGCTGGGGTCGGTGCTAGGGTTTGTGCTGGGGTTGTTGCTGTGGTTGGTGCTGGAGTTGGTGCTGGAGTTGTTGGTGCTGGGATTGTTGGTTGCGGCGGAATT comes from the Anopheles coluzzii chromosome 2, AcolN3, whole genome shotgun sequence genome and includes:
- the LOC125908331 gene encoding uncharacterized protein K02A2.6-like, with the translated sequence MLRVQSDCHAIVLGEMPPSPLTENSSMMQILKLMQQQMTQQQNILAQLMQHQGSGSGQNSLTSPEQILDSLCSHLKEFNYEAEAGSTFAAWYSRYEDLFEKDAARLSDEAKVRLLMRKLGTLEHDRYVNFILPKYSRDFSLSETVIKLTDLFGTKESLLHRRFKCLNTCKGKSEDYLAYACRINRGVINFELGKLSEEQLKCLVFVCGLKDDCEVEIRQRLLSRIEERPETTLEQVTAECQRVINLRRDSAMIERDTSEQVYAVQQRRFQYHRSYPSSKLSSSRDPRHPCWLCGALHWSRNCTYRTYKCTACGKIGHKEGFCNTKASLTRNNFNNPFDQHQTSTRTVTVNVHSVQQRRKYVPLNINGKSLRLQLDTASDITVIGKNVWKHIGAPPLSPSSVDAKTASGGELPIIGEFNANIIIGEKQRRETIYVSQADLRLLGTDLVEAFSLWSVPIDQICNVIHTSSVKDLEQRFPRLFGAGMGLCTKGNVNLQLKEHCRPVFCPKRPVAYAMLDAVDKELDRLQQLGVITPVDYSDWAAPIVVVRKANGQIRICGDYSTGLNGALHPQEYPLPLPADIFAKLGNCTHFTQIDLTDAFLQVEIAEQSRSLLTINTHKGLYSYNRLPPGIKIAPAAFQQLMDKMLVGLRGVSSYMDDIIVGVRNQEEHDETLLQTLGRIQEYGFTIRVDKCSFNKSQIRYLGHIIDRNGISPDPSKVEAIINLPAPSDVSEMHC
- the LOC125908332 gene encoding uncharacterized protein K02A2.6-like, whose product is MEIAKQTLKDPILCKIFHFIQKGWPQNTTYAGEFSRFYARREALPAVENCILFGERVVIPNILQQRCLRQFHRGHPGIQRMKSLARSYVYWPSIDSNISECVASCEKCQTAAKTPAHSPHVPWPKSSSPWQRVHIDYAGPVEGDYFLIIVDAYSKWPEVIKTSSTTASATIAILRGIFARFGIPVTLVSDNGTQFTSGIFADFCTSNGIQHLRTAPFHPQSNGQAERFVDTFKRAMKKICSDDTSLPEAIDLFLQTYRSTPNPAIDENKSPAEVMLGRQMRTCFDLLRPTAISNEPRVPDNMRVLHCGELVYVKTFYRNNWKWEPAIVTKRCGSVMYEVKTSFQRILRRHINQMRRRSVSFHQSNRPSQPMALDVLLGTWNVQPRTSPISSDVNQCTPLLSSVSSPNSKPASFASSPSSSPSSTLLSTSESASSTSSPSSSSSLYDSSSVYTSCSPTPEEEYPVLLADNSSAEQLEDDNGGTQLVQAPRRSSRNKRPPRWLNQYQLS